In the genome of Candidatus Coatesbacteria bacterium, the window TTCGCTTCCCGGCGGAGCGGTCAGGGTCTCGGCGACGGCGGCGGCGCTCCAGTCGGCGGCGGGACGATCGGCGAAGGAGACCAGTTCGTCGTCGACGTGCAGACCGGCCTCGGCGGCGGGGGAGTCTTCCCAGACGTAGACCACCAGCGGGGTGTCGCTGAGGAAGGTGAAGCCGACGCCGAAGGTGTTGACGGGTTCGGCTGGTCCGGGTCCGCCGTCGGGGGCTTCGAGGATCAGGCGTTTGCCGGTGTAATCGAGGGTCACCCGGGCGAAGCGGGCCAGCTCGGCCTGACCGATATTGCCCTGGAGGCGTTCGCCCTCCATCACTCCGCCGCCGCCGACGGCCAGGACGACGGGGGTGGCGGGCAGTCGGAAGGCGCCGAGGTGGAAGGTCTCCAGCCGGGTCAGTTGGTGTTCGTTCATCCCGCCGAAACCGCCGGTGAGGATGGGGTGGTGGTCGGGATGGCTTTCCAGCAGGCCGAGGGCATCGACGGCGGGGGCGTGGACGGTGGTGTAGGCGGAGTTGCCCAGATCGAGGAGGTAGGGGGCGGGGTCGTGGTCCTCGACGGCGGCGCGGACGACGGGCAGGTTGCCCTCGAACTCCAGGGGCAGGATCTCGACCCGGCCGGGGACGGGTTCCGGCGGTTCGTAGGCGGCGGGGTCGTGGAAGCGGACGAGGCCGGCGGCGTAGTCGACGCTGACGGGCAGGCGGGCGAAGATCTCGTAACCCAGAATACCGTCCCAGTCCGCCCCCAGGGCCCGGGCGAAGGGGGAGAAGTCCATCGTGATCAGGGTGGGTTGTTCGATGGTCAGCCCGCCGAGTTCCAGGCCGTCGGCGGTAACGACGGAGACGGAGCCGGTGCCCCCGGCGCCGGCGGCGGGCAGCTCGCCCTGGACCTCGAGGCCCAGCTCGTCGGCGAAGGCGGCGTCGAGGCAGCTCATCCCGGCGCCGGAGTCCAGCACCATCCGGCAGGGTTCGCCGTTGACGACGGCCTCGACGAACAGCAGGTTGAGGGTCTGTTCGCAGGGCAATTCGACGTAGTCGGCTCCGACGGGGAAGTCGAGGGTCAGCGACGGGCTGGGTTGGAAGTCGGCGGGAGCGAGTTCCGGATTGAGCTCGTAGCTGTCGATATGCTGGATCGAGGAGGGCAACCCCTCCCCCATATTGAGGCGGTAGTCGGTGGCCAGGGTCAGGCCCTCGAATTCGGTGAAGGCGTCGGCGGTGACCACGACGGTCAGGGTCTCGTACTCCGAGCGATGACCGAGGAAAGCACCGTCGTCGACGGCGAAGTAGCAGGTCCGGGCCATGAAGGGTAGGGGGGCGTCGTAGTGGGGTTGGTAGCGCAGGACGTGGCAGGCCTCGCCGGCGAATTCGCCTTCCTCGAGGTAGACGACGTCGTAGACGTCCCCGCTGGGGTAGCAGTAGAGGAAGGTTTCGAAGACGGCGTCGGTGTAAGCGGCCTCGAGCTCCTCACCGGCCAGCTCGCGCAGCTCACCGTTGGGCGCCAGGCTGTAACCGCCCCCGGGCAGCAGATAGGTTTCCTGGTGCAGGGCCGGCAGGTCGTTGACCAGGCGGTAGTGCAGTTGTTGCAGGAAGGGCGCGGCTGTGATGCGGCCCTCGCCGTCCGGGGTGGGCAGCGGCGTTCCGTACAGCAGCGCGATGCTGAACTCCCCGGCCATCCCGCCCAGGTTCATCTCGCCGGCCAGGCGTAGCCCGGACAGCCCGTTCCAGATCGTTTCAACGCCGACGAGGTCGCGGTGCTGTTCGAGGACCGCCGCGGCGGTTGGATCCGTGGCCGCCGCGGCGGCGAGGGCAATCAGGCAGACCAGTATAACGGTTCGCTTCATGAGGTCTTCTCCAAGGCGGATGGCTTCAAGGCGCTCAGGTGGTCGACGAGGAGCCGGGCCGTCGCCAGGCGTTGCAGGGAACGCTGGGCGTCGGCCAGCTCGAGATGGTTGGCGGCCAGCAGCAGGTCGGCTTCCCCGCCCAGAGCGGCGAGTTCGGCCTTAGCCAGTTCGAGGCGGGTTTCGTCGAGGCGGAAGCCCGCGGCGGCGCCGCCGACGTAACGGTCCATCAACTGACGCAGCCGCTGATCGAACTCCGCCGGGGTGACGCCGTCGCCGATGCGGGTCAGACGCTCGAGCGGGGCGACGGCGCGACGCAGAGCGAGCGTCAACTCCTCGTCATCGGGCTGGGGACGCTCAGCGGGCGGGGGCGGCCGCAGATCGGCCAGGGCGGCGCCGAGGCGGCGGCCCTCGGCCAGACAGCCGGCCAG includes:
- a CDS encoding PDZ domain-containing protein, which produces MKRTVILVCLIALAAAAATDPTAAAVLEQHRDLVGVETIWNGLSGLRLAGEMNLGGMAGEFSIALLYGTPLPTPDGEGRITAAPFLQQLHYRLVNDLPALHQETYLLPGGGYSLAPNGELRELAGEELEAAYTDAVFETFLYCYPSGDVYDVVYLEEGEFAGEACHVLRYQPHYDAPLPFMARTCYFAVDDGAFLGHRSEYETLTVVVTADAFTEFEGLTLATDYRLNMGEGLPSSIQHIDSYELNPELAPADFQPSPSLTLDFPVGADYVELPCEQTLNLLFVEAVVNGEPCRMVLDSGAGMSCLDAAFADELGLEVQGELPAAGAGGTGSVSVVTADGLELGGLTIEQPTLITMDFSPFARALGADWDGILGYEIFARLPVSVDYAAGLVRFHDPAAYEPPEPVPGRVEILPLEFEGNLPVVRAAVEDHDPAPYLLDLGNSAYTTVHAPAVDALGLLESHPDHHPILTGGFGGMNEHQLTRLETFHLGAFRLPATPVVLAVGGGGVMEGERLQGNIGQAELARFARVTLDYTGKRLILEAPDGGPGPAEPVNTFGVGFTFLSDTPLVVYVWEDSPAAEAGLHVDDELVSFADRPAADWSAAAVAETLTAPPGSELQLTVRRDGEELELTLTARELL